One Brassica napus cultivar Da-Ae chromosome A1, Da-Ae, whole genome shotgun sequence genomic region harbors:
- the LOC106349418 gene encoding disease resistance-like protein CSA1 has product MVVSSSSVQSSPPQHQVFINFRGKQLRNGFVSHLEKALRKDGINVFIDKNETKGKDLSILFSRIEESRIALAIFSTLYTESNWCLNELEKIKECVDLGKLVVIPIFYKVETDDVKNLKGVFGDKFWELAKTCRGEKLDKWKEALEDVPKKLGFTLSEMSDEGEYISKIVGQVMKVLSDVSAGLERDVPIEDPSEADPDSSPLYGIETRLKQLEEKLEFDCESTLTVGVVGMPGIGKTTLTKMLYEKWQHKFLRCVFLHDVRKLWQDRMMDRNIFMRELLKDDDLSQQVAADLSPESLKALLLSKKSLVVLDNVTDKKQIEVLLGECDWIKKGSLIFITTSDKSVIEGKVDDTYEVLRLSGRESFQYFSYFAFGGGKHYYTPKGNFMNLSRLFADYAKGNPLALKILGVELNGKDETHWEDKLSKLAQSPDKTIQNVLQISYDGLSELHKNVFLDVACFFRSGDEYYVKCLVESCDSEIKDLASKFFINISGGRVEMHDLLYTFGKELGLQGSRRLWNHKGVVGALKKRAGAESVRGIFLDMSELKKKLPLEKCTFSGMRNLRYLKFYNSCCHRECEAGCKLSFPEGLEFPLDEVRYLYWLKFPLKKLPKDFNPKNLTDLSLPYSEIEEIWEGVKATPKLKWVDLSHSSKLSKLSGLQNAESLQRVSLEGCKSLQELPREMNHMKSLVFLNMRGCTSLRFLPHMNLISMKTLILTNCSSLQEFRVISDNLETLKLDGTAISQLPANMVKLQRLMVLNLKDCIMLEAVPESLGKLKKLQELVLSGCSKLKTFPIPIENMKRLQILLLDTTAITDMPKILQFNSQIKCGMNGLSSLRHLCLSRNNMITNLQVNISQLHHLRLLDVKYCKNLTSIPLLPPNLEVLDAHGCEKLKTVATPLALLKLMEQVHSKFIFTNCNNLEQVAKNSITVYAQRKSQQDAVRCYKEGNVSEALLITSFPGSEVPSWFNHRTIGSSLKLKFPPHWCDNRLSTIVLCAVVSFPCTQDEINRFSIECTCEFTNELGTCVRFSCTLGGGWIEPREIDSDHVFIGYTSCSHLRNHVEGSGEHHKCVPTEASIEFEVRDGAGEIVNCGLSLVYEEPNHAVTEGDYNGTSSRRDFSVGESIVSFAVRFVSTVLKYLWLLVAFFLVYGFAKFFFFY; this is encoded by the exons ATGGTGGTGTCTTCCTCCTCCGTACAATCATCACCCCCGCAGCATCAAGTCTTCATCAATTTCCGAGGGAAGCAGCTGCGGAACGGTTTCGTAAGCCACCTGGAGAAGGCCCTGAGAAAAGATGGAATCAATGTTTTTATCGACAAAAACGAAACCAAAGGTAAAGATCTCAGCATTCTCTTTTCGAGGATCGAAGAGTCCAGGATCGCGCTGGCCATCTTCTCAACGCTCTATACGGAGTCGAACTGGTGCTTGAACGAGCTGGAGAAGATCAAGGAGTGCGTTGACTTGGGGAAGCTTGTGGTCATCCCCATCTTCTACAAGGTGGAGACTGACGATGTGAAGAATCTCAAGGGAGTGTTTGGTGACAAGTTTTGGGAGTTGGCTAAGACTTGTAGAGGTGAAAAGCTTGATAAGTGGAAAGAAGCTTTAGAGGATGTCCCCAAAAAGTTAGGATTCACTTTAAGTGAAATGAG TGATGAAGGTGAATACATTAGTAAAATTGTAGGTCAAGTGATGAAAGTGCTCTCTGATGTTTCGGCTGGTCTTGAAAGAGATGTCCCCATTGAAGATCCTTCTGAAGCTGATCCTGACTCATCTCCTCTTTATGGAATCGAAACACGACTTAAGCAGCTGGAAGAGAAGTTAGAGTTCGATTGCGAGAGTACACTCACGGTTGGTGTTGTTGGGATGCCGGGGATTGGTAAGACAACTTTGACGAAGATGCTGTACGAAAAGTGGCAACACAAGTTCCTGCGCTGTGTTTTCCTTCACGATGTCCGTAAACTGTGGCAAGACCGCATGATGGATCGGAACATTTTCATGAGAGAGTTGTTGAAGGATGATGACTTGAGCCAACAAGTCGCTGCTGACCTGTCGCCTGAATCCTTGAAGGCACTTTTACTCAGTAAGAAATCTCTTGTTGTTCTCGATAACGTAACCGACAAGAAACAGATTGAAGTTCTTCTTGGCGAATGCGATTGGATTAAAAAAGGTAGCTTGATTTTTATCACGACCAGCGACAAGTCGGTGATCGAAGGGAAGGTTGATGATACATATGAGGTTCTGAGGTTGAGTGGGAGAGAAAGCTTTCAGTACTTCAGCTATTTCGCTTTTGGTGGTGGTAAGCACTACTATACTCCCAAGGGAAATTTCATGAACCTTTCTAGATTGTTTGCGGATTACGCCAAGGGCAACCCGTTAGCTCTCAAGATATTAGGTGTTGAGCTTAACGGAAAAGACGAGACTCACTGGGAAGATAAACTCTCCAAGCTGGCACAAAGTCCGGACAAGACTATACAAAATGTGTTGCAGATAAGCTATGATGGACTTAGTGAGCTTCATAAAAATGTCTTTCTAGATGTAGCCTGTTTCTTTAGATCTGGGGATGAGTATTACGTGAAGTGTTTAGTGGAGTCTTGTGACAGTGAAATAAAGGATCTTGCCAgcaaattttttattaacatttcTGGCGGACGAGTTGAGATGCATGATTTACTGTATACATTCGGCAAGGAACTTGGTTTACAAGGTTCGCGGAGGCTGTGGAACCATAAAGGCGTTGTTGGTGCGCTGAAGAAAAGAGCA GGAGCAGAGAGTGTGAGAGGTATTTTTCTCGACATGTCTGAACTGAAGAAGAAACTTCCTTTGGAAAAATGCACCTTCAGTGGGATGCGTAATCTTAGGTACCTTAAATTCTATAATTCTTGTTGCCATCGTGAATGTGAAGCTGGCTGCAAACTAAGCTTCCCTGAGGGACTTGAGTTTCCCTTGGATGAAGTACGGTATCTCTACTGGCTGAAATTCCCTTTGAAGAAACTTCCAAAAGACTTCAACCCCAAGAATCTTACGGATCTTAGCCTGCCTTACAGCGAGATTGAAGAGATATGGGAGGGTGTTAAG GCTACACCGAAGTTAAAGTGGGTTGATCTAAGCCACTCAAGCAAGTTAAGCAAGTTGTCTGGGTTGCAAAATGCGGAAAGTCTCCAAAGAGTGAGTCTCGAAGGCTGCAAGAGTTTACAGGAGTTGCCCCGGGAGATGAACCATATGAAATCTCTTGTTTTCCTCAACATGAGGGGATGCACAAGTCTCCGGTTTCTTCCGCATATGAATCTCATCTCCATGAAAACTCTCATCCTCACCAACTGCTCAAGTCTCCAGGAGTTCCGGGTTATTTCGGATAATCTCGAAACTCTGAAGTTAGATGGAACTGCCATAAGTCAACTTCCTGCAAACATGGTGAAGCTCCAGAGACTGATGGTACTGAACTTGAAAGACTGCATAATGTTGGAGGCTGTTCCAGAATCCCTGGGGAAGCTGAAAAAGCTGCAAGAACTGGTGCTATCTGGTTGTTCGAAGCTCAAGACTTTTCCAATTCCCATTGAAAACATGAAACGCTTGCAGATTTTGTTGCTGGATACGACAGCAATTACAGACATGCCGAAGATATTGCAGTTCAATAGCCAAATAAAATGTGGTATGAACGGTCTATCCTCATTGCGTCATCTATGCTTAAGCAGGAACAATATGATCACCAACCTGCAAGTAAACATCAGTCAACTACATCATCTGAGATTGCTCGACGTGAAGTACTGCAAGAATCTCACATCTATTCCATTGCTTCCACCAAATTTAGAGGTCTTAGATGCACATGGCTGCGAGAAACTGAAAACAGTAGCAACCCCCTTGGCGCTTCTTAAGCTTATGGAGCAGGTTCACTCTAAATTCATTTTCACCAACTGCAACAACCTTGAACAAGTTGCAAAGAACAGCATCACAGTGTATGCTCAAAGGAAAAGCCAGCAAGATGCAGTTAGATGCTACAAAGAG GGCAATGTTTCAGAAGCTTTGCTTATCACTTCCTTTCCAGGGAGCGAAGTCCCATCATGGTTCAACCATCGTACAATTGGATCTTCCTTGAAGCTCAAGTTTCCGCCACATTGGTGCGACAACAGGCTTTCAACAATAGTTCTATGCGCTGTTGTCTCATTCCCTTGCACACAAGATGAAATCAACCGTTTTTCAATAGAGTGCACTTGCGAATTCACAAACGAACTTGGGACATGTGTACGTTTCAGCTGCACTCTTGGTGGAGGTTGGATCGAACCGCGCGAGATTGATTCGGACCATGTGTTTATCGGTTACACCAGCTGCTCACACCTAAGAAATCATGTGGAAGGGTCGGGAGAACATCATAAATGTGTTCCTACAGAGGCTTCAATCGAGTTCGAAGTGAGAGATGGAGCAGGGGAGATTGTGAATTGTGGTTTAAGTTTGGTATACGAGGAACCAAACCATGCCGTTACTGAAGGAGACTATAATGGAACTTCTTCAAGAAGAGATTTCTCAGTTGGAGAGAGTATAGTGAGTTTTGCTGTTCGGTTTGTCTCCACTGTTTTGAAATATCTATGGCTACTTGTTGCATTCTTTTTGGTTTATGGGTTtgctaaatttttctttttttactaa